The segment CAGCGTTGTATACAGGCGAAACGTGAAGATGGCAGCGGCGCGATCGTGCTGGGCTGCGGCGGCATGGCGACGCTGGCGGCTTCGCTGACCCGGGAACTTGATATGCCGGTGATCGATGGCGTCAGTGCGGCGGTGAAAATGGTGGAGTCGCTGGTGGCGCTGGGCTTTGGCACCAGCAAACAGGGCGATCTGGCCTGGCCTTTGCAGAAACCTCTCTCAGGTGCCTTTGAGCATCTAAACTAACGGAACGTTCAGACTTAAGACAGGAAGCGAGTGATGACTGACGCTGCAGAGAAGAAAGAGTACAGTTTTAACAAAAACTATCCGCGCGATTTAATCGGTTATGGTGCTCATCCACCGCACGCCGCCTGGCCAGGCAACGCCCGCGTGGCGGTGCAGTTTGTCCTGAACTACGAAGAGGGCGCTGAAAACAGCGTGTTGCACGGCGACGCCGGTTCAGAGCAGTTCCTCTCCGACATCATCGGCGCCGCCAGCTATAGCGATCGGCACATGTCGATGGAGTCGCTGTATGAGTATGGATCCCGCGCCGGATTCTGGCGCATCCACAACGAGTTTCAGACGCGTGGCCTGCCGCTGACGGTGTTTGGCGTCGCGATGGCGCTGGCGCGTCATCCGGAGATCGTAGAGGCGATTAAGCAGGCCGATTACGATGTGGTCAGCCACGGCTGGCGCTGGATCCACTATCAGGGCATGGATGCAAAAACCGAACGTCAGCACATGCAGCAGGCGGTCGATGTGCTGGTGGATCTCTTTGGCAAAGCGCCCACCGGCTGGTACACCGGTCGCGACAGCCCGAATACCCGTCGTCTGGTGGTGGAGCAGGGGGGCTTCAGCTATGACAGCGACTACTACGGCGACGATCTGCCTTTCTGGACGCAGGTAACCTGTCAGGATGGCACGGTGAAACCACACCTGATCATCCCCTACACCCTGGAGTGCAACGACATGCGCTTTGCCACGCCGCAGGGCTTCAACACGGCCGACCAGTTCTTCACCTATCTGCGTGACAGTTTCGATGTGCTCTATGAAGAGGGCAAAACCGCGCCGAAGATGATGTCGATAGGCATGCACTGCCGCCTGCTGGGGCGACCGGGCAAATTCCGCGCGCTGCAGAAGTTTCTCGATCACATCCAGCAGCACGACGATGTCTGGATTTGTACCCGCCAGCAGATCGCCGACCACTGGATCGCGACACACCCGGCGCCCTGACGCGGCGATGACGCCTGGCCCTTTTCGGGGTCAGGCGTCAGAAGGCTCAGCTCATCAGGCTGACCTGCGCCGCCACGATGCACCAGCCGTGCGGCATCCGCACCCAGGTCTGCTGCTGGCGGCCCGTTTTCTCGCTGCCGTCGCGGGTAAATTCGGTGCTGCAGACCGCAAAATCCTCGCCAAAGGTGGTGATGACGGTATTTCGCAGCGTCCGGTTCAGCCCGGCTGAGGGGCGCGCGGCGCGGAACGCGCGGATCTCATCAATGCCATACAGGTTTTCACCCGCCCCCAGTCTCACGGTGCGCGCGTCATGCCAGAACAGCGCATCCAGTTCAGCGACATCATTACTGACCAGCGCCTGCTCGTAGCGATAAAACTGCGCCGTCACCTCGTTCACCACCTGCGGTAAATTAATCTCTCTGTTCATCAGGCTCCAGCCATCGTGATTTGCGGCAGGGTGATACCGCGTTGTTCCAGTGTCCAGGCGGCACGTAACACCGCCTCTTCATCAAAAGGCCGGCCGATAAGCTGTAAGCCAATCGGCAGGCCACTCCGGGTCGCCAGCGGCACGGTACAGACCGGCAGACCCAGGAAGGAGATCGGCTGCGTCAGCATGCCCATACTCGCTTTAGCCGGCAGCGACTCGCCCTGGATCGACAGCGTCTGCTGACCGATCGCGATCGCGCTGCAGGGCGTCGCCGGGGCGATCAGCACATCGAAACGGTCGAACAGCGGTAACACCTGCTGCCGGAAATGGCGACGGAAACGCTGCGCCTGCACATACCAGGCTCCCGGCATCATCGCACCGGCCAGCAGACGCTCGCGTGAGTTCGGTTCAAACTGCTCAGGCACCTGGCGCAGGGCGGGCAGATAGTGATTGCCGCCCTCTGCGGCGGTCATGATAAACGCCGCCGAGCGTGCCAGTTCCGCCTCCGGCATCAGCACCTCTTCATGCGCGTTCAGCGCGGCCGCACCCGCCGCGACGGCGGCGCGGGCATCCTCATCGCACCAGCGGGCAAAAAAGCCGCCGAGCACGCCGCAGCGTAAGCCTTCGCTGCCCTGAGCCAGCGAAGGCAGCGTGGCGGCCTGCGGATGATTCGCCTGAAACGCATCAGCGGGATCGGCACCCTGCAACTGGTCATAGACCAGCGCGAGGTCATCCACCCGGCGGGCCAGAGGGCCGATATGGTCCAGGCTGGCGACAAAAGGATGGCTGCCGCTGCGCGAGAGGCGGCCAAAGGTGGGCTTAAGGCCAAAAATGCCGCACAGCGACGCGGGCACCCGAATCGAGCCGTTGGTGTCGGTGCCCAGTGAAAAATGCACCAGCCCGGCGGCCACGGCGGCCGCGGAGCCACCGGACGAGCCGCCCGCCACGCGGCTGAGATCGCGGGGATTGCGTGTCGCGCCATAGTGGCTGTTCTCGGTGGTAAAGCCGTAGGCGTAGGCATCCATGTTCAGCATGCCCGACAGCAGTGCGCCCGCGTGCCGCAGCTTATCGACAGCAAAGGCATCGGTCTGCGCGGCCGGACGATCGCGGAACAGGCTGGCGCCGGCCAGCGTGCTGTGACCCGCCACGTCAAACAGGTTTTTCACGGCATAGGGGATGCCCGCCAGCGGCGGCAGGGACTCGCCACGCTGCCGCTGTGCATCCACCGCGCGGGCTTCCTGCAGCATGCGCGGCCCGGTCACCGCCGTCCAGGCGTTCAGCGCCGGATTATGCTGCTCAATCGCCTGCAGCGTGTGCTGCGCCACCTCATGCGCACTGATCTCACCCTGCTGGATCGCCCGCTGCAGGGTCTGAATCGAAACGTCACTTAAGTTCATGCCTGATAGACTCCTGCCACGTCCAGCCGGTCATCCAGCGGAAACGCCATCAGCGGCGCCGCCATCTCTGCAATGCGCGAAAGCTGGATCAGCAGCTCGGCGCGCCGGGCCTCATCCAGTTCCAGCTGCAGGATCTGCTCCATATGGCCGATGTAGCTGGCCCAGTCGTGTTGATTCATGATTCGCTCCTGTTAAAAACCGGCGGCGCTGCCGTTGCTGCGCGGATCGCTGGCACCTTCGAACATGCCGTTGCTGTGGCGCACGATGGCTCCCGCATGGCCCACGGATTCGCTGAAGTCCGGCAGCAGTTCCACCTCGTGCCCCCACTGACGCAGCCGCGAAACCGTTTCGGCATCAAAGCGGCCTTCCAGTTTCAGCGAGTCGGATGACTGTCCCCAGGTGCGGCCCAGCAGCCAGCGCGGCGCACTTACCGCCTGCTGAAGCGGCAGCCCCTGAATCACATGGCGGGTAAAGATCGCCGCCTGGGTCTGCGGCTGCCCGTCGCCGCCCATCGCGCCGTAGACCAGCGTACGGCCATCTTTCAGGCGTGCCGCGGCGGGGTTGAGGGTATGAAATGGCTGCTTACCGGGCGCCAGCGCCAGCAGATGATCCGGGTCGAGGCTGAACGCGGCGCCACGGTTCTGCCAGGTGATCCCGGTGCCGGGCAGCACGACACCGCTGCCAAATTCGTGATAGATGCTCTGAATAAACGACACCGCCAGACCGCTGCTGTCCATGACGCCCATCCAGACGGTGTCGCCCGGGCCGCGTCCACGGCCCCAGTCGGCGGCTTCGCCATCCGCAATCTGGCTGGCCAGCGTGGCAAGGTGGTCGCTGTCCAGCAGCGCCTGTAAATCTTCTTTGACGTGACGCGGATCGGTGATGTGCTGATCGCGCAGCGCAAAGGCTTTTTTGGTGGCCTCC is part of the Pantoea sp. Ep11b genome and harbors:
- the puuE gene encoding allantoinase PuuE produces the protein MTDAAEKKEYSFNKNYPRDLIGYGAHPPHAAWPGNARVAVQFVLNYEEGAENSVLHGDAGSEQFLSDIIGAASYSDRHMSMESLYEYGSRAGFWRIHNEFQTRGLPLTVFGVAMALARHPEIVEAIKQADYDVVSHGWRWIHYQGMDAKTERQHMQQAVDVLVDLFGKAPTGWYTGRDSPNTRRLVVEQGGFSYDSDYYGDDLPFWTQVTCQDGTVKPHLIIPYTLECNDMRFATPQGFNTADQFFTYLRDSFDVLYEEGKTAPKMMSIGMHCRLLGRPGKFRALQKFLDHIQQHDDVWICTRQQIADHWIATHPAP
- the hpxZ gene encoding oxalurate catabolism protein HpxZ, whose protein sequence is MNREINLPQVVNEVTAQFYRYEQALVSNDVAELDALFWHDARTVRLGAGENLYGIDEIRAFRAARPSAGLNRTLRNTVITTFGEDFAVCSTEFTRDGSEKTGRQQQTWVRMPHGWCIVAAQVSLMS
- a CDS encoding AtzE family amidohydrolase, which gives rise to MNLSDVSIQTLQRAIQQGEISAHEVAQHTLQAIEQHNPALNAWTAVTGPRMLQEARAVDAQRQRGESLPPLAGIPYAVKNLFDVAGHSTLAGASLFRDRPAAQTDAFAVDKLRHAGALLSGMLNMDAYAYGFTTENSHYGATRNPRDLSRVAGGSSGGSAAAVAAGLVHFSLGTDTNGSIRVPASLCGIFGLKPTFGRLSRSGSHPFVASLDHIGPLARRVDDLALVYDQLQGADPADAFQANHPQAATLPSLAQGSEGLRCGVLGGFFARWCDEDARAAVAAGAAALNAHEEVLMPEAELARSAAFIMTAAEGGNHYLPALRQVPEQFEPNSRERLLAGAMMPGAWYVQAQRFRRHFRQQVLPLFDRFDVLIAPATPCSAIAIGQQTLSIQGESLPAKASMGMLTQPISFLGLPVCTVPLATRSGLPIGLQLIGRPFDEEAVLRAAWTLEQRGITLPQITMAGA
- the hpxX gene encoding oxalurate catabolism protein HpxX; this encodes MNQHDWASYIGHMEQILQLELDEARRAELLIQLSRIAEMAAPLMAFPLDDRLDVAGVYQA